A single window of Drosophila suzukii chromosome 3, CBGP_Dsuzu_IsoJpt1.0, whole genome shotgun sequence DNA harbors:
- the LOC108006824 gene encoding cyclic GMP-AMP synthase-like protein isoform X2, protein MSSFICKKFSMALNSVASCLMRPPKDEILDELFMVQHKIMENLNSAGRWDGTLFTFGVMGNSSESITKIHDGKYEFQVNVNFPFELKPIRDERRPGFVMLQAGELVDHPAVVNGFLQRDALACWFLFIINKDGTNIRNFSLDVLQFDFSKWPLPYPEVPDGGLSFRNHPWYAVPRVTVPLDKRSFMVWAPDWERFLMEWNCHANKVLLLMRKIMEQMEIYLPLDVVKSIILRNIQILPFDLGNCFLAVFEAFVNDLQEGKVTPFLVDSVNMLQIGSNYEAKIEMYHYTASNLLITFKNVKSRALADQVKTGGDNQSCGPDNWITVLHLLFGN, encoded by the exons ATGTCGAGTTTTATTTGTAAGAAATTCTCTATGGCATTGAATTCGGTAGCGTCATGTCTGATGCGCCCGCCAAAAGATGAAATTCTGGACGAGCTTTTTATGGTGCAACATAAGATTATGGAAAATCTGAATTCTGCTGGCAGGTGGGACGGGACATTGTTCACCTTTGGCGTAATGG GAAATTCTTCGGAATCCATAACAAAAATACATGATGGAAAATATGAGTTCCAGGTTAACGTGAATTTCCCATTTGAACTTAAGCCCATTAGGGACGAGCGTCGTcctgggtttgtgatgctccAAGCTGGAGAACTCGTAGACCATCCAGCCGTTGTTAACGGGTTTCTCCAACGCGATGCCCTTGCTTGCTGGTTTTTATTCATTATAAATAAGGATGGGACAAACATCCGTAACTTTTCATTGGACG TGCTCCAGTTTGACTTCTCGAAGTGGCCGCTGCCATATCCGGAGGTTCCCGATGGTGGTCTGAGTTTTCGCAACCATCCCTGGTACGCGGTACCCAGGGTGACTGTACCTTTGGACAAGCGGAGCTTTATGGTCTGGGCTCCGGACTGGGAACGCTTCCTGATGGAATGGAACTGCCATGCGAACAAGGTGCTGCTTTTGATGCGTAAAATAATGGAACAGATGGAGATATACCTTCCGTTAGATGTGGTCAAATCGATTATACTGCGTAACATTCAGATCCTTCCATTCGACCTGGGAAATTGTTTCCTAGCCGTTTTCGAGGCTTTTGTTAACGATTTGCAGGAGGGCAAAGTGACTCCATTCCTTGTGGACAGTGTGAACATGCTTCAAATAGGATCGAATTATGAGGCCAAGATTGAAATGTACCATTATACAGCCTCAAATCTTTtgattacatttaaaaatgttaagtcTCGAGCTCTGGCCGATCAAGTCAAGACCGGTGGTGACAACCAATCCTGCGGTCCCGATAACTGGATTACAGTTCTACATCTTTTATTTGGTAATTAA
- the LOC108006824 gene encoding cyclic GMP-AMP synthase-like protein isoform X1, translated as MSSFICKKFSMALNSVASCLMRPPKDEILDELFMVQHKIMENLNSAGRWDGTLFTFGVMGNSSESITKIHDGKYEFQVNVNFPFELKPIRDERRPGFVMLQAGELVDHPAVVNGFLQRDALACWFLFIINKDGTNIRNFSLDGEEFIMSFSLINIRSSVHLICKPVLQFDFSKWPLPYPEVPDGGLSFRNHPWYAVPRVTVPLDKRSFMVWAPDWERFLMEWNCHANKVLLLMRKIMEQMEIYLPLDVVKSIILRNIQILPFDLGNCFLAVFEAFVNDLQEGKVTPFLVDSVNMLQIGSNYEAKIEMYHYTASNLLITFKNVKSRALADQVKTGGDNQSCGPDNWITVLHLLFGN; from the exons ATGTCGAGTTTTATTTGTAAGAAATTCTCTATGGCATTGAATTCGGTAGCGTCATGTCTGATGCGCCCGCCAAAAGATGAAATTCTGGACGAGCTTTTTATGGTGCAACATAAGATTATGGAAAATCTGAATTCTGCTGGCAGGTGGGACGGGACATTGTTCACCTTTGGCGTAATGG GAAATTCTTCGGAATCCATAACAAAAATACATGATGGAAAATATGAGTTCCAGGTTAACGTGAATTTCCCATTTGAACTTAAGCCCATTAGGGACGAGCGTCGTcctgggtttgtgatgctccAAGCTGGAGAACTCGTAGACCATCCAGCCGTTGTTAACGGGTTTCTCCAACGCGATGCCCTTGCTTGCTGGTTTTTATTCATTATAAATAAGGATGGGACAAACATCCGTAACTTTTCATTGGACGGTGAGGAGTTTATCATGAGTTTCTCCCTGATTAATATTCGGTCCTCTGTGCACCTGATCTGTAAGCCAGTGCTCCAGTTTGACTTCTCGAAGTGGCCGCTGCCATATCCGGAGGTTCCCGATGGTGGTCTGAGTTTTCGCAACCATCCCTGGTACGCGGTACCCAGGGTGACTGTACCTTTGGACAAGCGGAGCTTTATGGTCTGGGCTCCGGACTGGGAACGCTTCCTGATGGAATGGAACTGCCATGCGAACAAGGTGCTGCTTTTGATGCGTAAAATAATGGAACAGATGGAGATATACCTTCCGTTAGATGTGGTCAAATCGATTATACTGCGTAACATTCAGATCCTTCCATTCGACCTGGGAAATTGTTTCCTAGCCGTTTTCGAGGCTTTTGTTAACGATTTGCAGGAGGGCAAAGTGACTCCATTCCTTGTGGACAGTGTGAACATGCTTCAAATAGGATCGAATTATGAGGCCAAGATTGAAATGTACCATTATACAGCCTCAAATCTTTtgattacatttaaaaatgttaagtcTCGAGCTCTGGCCGATCAAGTCAAGACCGGTGGTGACAACCAATCCTGCGGTCCCGATAACTGGATTACAGTTCTACATCTTTTATTTGGTAATTAA